In one window of Macrobrachium rosenbergii isolate ZJJX-2024 chromosome 11, ASM4041242v1, whole genome shotgun sequence DNA:
- the LOC136843144 gene encoding uncharacterized protein translates to MELCKNRFHVKKMDCAELQCCVCNQNYSDCVIPRSLPCGHSVCSVCISQIIFHRKSCPECRSPFQEDTAQDLPVNHSIQRLSRVLSFKGPDHDGNPLLEFPITFQHSRKQENAGKCPNHGLCMFFMCLRCLVPVCRDCLVQDHLDFPFGQCFIKPLTVAIEDIQVSWTRVTEMYMEEAQLKHDELLNIQNMLKMIEKIQETLDLYGTSRQQVRILNGGVVGEINNWKSILDALRTCHRNMKNCSSSEEIKSSLLRAAAVHADHKCLKKEGKQEIVLNSLKSLTEIMDLTKLLNTGRPIYAVTRGPNARWALVSRENQRVLLYSLKHGEHPQDGFCIPYDLVREKVPKDSPQVFFEISFDGEDRGHVYVRMFGDTPRSRQTVLLCSGEMGPSYKKTCFYKAAHYRNGCYLISGGDYENNDGSGGRAIVDGIISGEPYLHEVIAGLFVSWPSHEYWHLGSFDIYLKDTPGIYDHSAHGAVEEGLEILKEAALVTPVTRTCVSDCGLVVPIKRCKAESLE, encoded by the exons aTGGACTGCGCAGAACTGCAATGCTGTGTTTGCAATCAAAATTACAGCGACTGTGTAATCCCAAGGAGTTTGCCGTGCGGTCATTCAGTTTGTTCTGTATGCATAAGCCAGATAATATTCCACAGGAAGAGCTGTCCTGAATGCAGATCCCCATTCCAAGAGGACACTGCTCAGGACCTGCCAGTTAACCATTCCATTCAGAGATTGTCTCGCGTGCTAAGCTTTAAAGGACCCGATCATGACGGAAACCCACTACTGGAATTTCCAATTACGTTTCAGCATTCCAGAAAGCAAGAGAATGCTGGCAAGTGCCCAAATCACGGACTCTGTATGTTCTTCATGTGTTTGCGTTGTCTCGTTCCGGTGTGTCGGGACTGCCTTGTACAAGACCACTTAGATTTTCCGTTTGGTCAGTGTTTCATAAAGCCTCTTACGGTTGCCATTGAAGATATTCAGGTTTCTTGGACTCGAGTAACAGAAATGTATATGGAAGAAGCTCAGTTAAAGCATGATGAATTGCTTAATATCCAGAATATGttgaaaatgattgaaaaaattcaagaaacCCTGGATTTATATGGCACTAGCAGGCAACAAGTCAGAATCCTAAATGGAGGTGTCGTTGGTGAAATAAACAACTGGAAATCTATTCTGGATGCTCTAAGAACATGTCACCGAAACATGAAAAATTGTTCGTCGTCTGAAGAGATTAAGTCTTCATTGTTACGTGCTGCTGCTGTTCACGCAGACCACAAGTGcctgaagaaagaaggaaagcaaGAAATCGTATTAAATTCCTTGAAAAGTCTCACTGAAATTATG GATTTGACGAAGCTATTAAACACCGGGAGGCCGATCTATGCAGTAACTAGAGGGCCTAACGCCAGATGGGCTTTAGTCTCCCGTGAAAACCAACGTGTCCTGCTGTACTCTTTGAAACACGGAGAACACCCTCAAGATGGGTTTTGTATACcg TACGATCTGGTGCGGGAAAAGGTTCCAAAAGATAGTCCTCAGGTTTTTTTCGAGATATCTTTTGACGGAGAAGATAGAGGTCATGTTTATGTCCGCATGTTCGGAGATACTCCGCGGAGTCGCCAGACCGTCCTCCTGTGTTCAGGAGAAATGGGACCTTCGTACAAAAAGACTTGCTTTTACAAGGCGGCTCACTACAGGAACGGCTGTTACCTCATCAGTGGAGGCGACTACGAGAACAACGATGGCTCTGGAGGTCGTGCCATAGTGGATGGCATCATCAGTGGTGAACCTTATTTACATGAGGTCATAGCTGGATTGTTTGTCAGTTGGCCCTCCCACGAATATTGGCATTTGGGCAGTTTTGATATCTATCTCAAAGATACCCCTGGTATATACGACCATTCGGCTCACGGTGCTGTTGAAGAGGGGTTGGAAATATTGAAGGAAGCAGCACTCGTCACGCCAGTAACCCGGACATGTGTCTCGGACTGTGGTTTAGTTGTACCGATAAAAAGATGTAAAGCGGAAAGCCTAGAGTAG